The Watersipora subatra chromosome 1, tzWatSuba1.1, whole genome shotgun sequence genome has a window encoding:
- the LOC137401001 gene encoding uncharacterized protein isoform X1, whose protein sequence is MAWYRYEVTLTRNDQGRFGFSFDILPDGTYEISDVFNGISDLKRGDELKSINGVTKDLKTYCSSQEASLLQQWLLVVERGGADLQMPSQSSPTTLGPRLISDSGSSLDLSFFSGSGTTLPELAVEKPNQIIWSNELKITYHNASHIDITQVKFKKKETLQNPKKEWILLIQIMHTRDYPYAYAPQTNTLQVGDWVLRVNNTALPFFCKEGTTTWFKRKLIEAGNQSITITVKRPYTSKQDILEYRDPLDSGVTIQPSLLLSDLPKSGPVLNILSPGHLSNPEPPKVNENDVKAGIDIIKKCRCSIQSKSIDKLGRCRLIFHHVNDFSNELTEHIQSQIFGISRLPQTRTFGNSIKEYHLHATISESGGNFMEPTSEDCRDVCSFEMHETLERIWEKTVRDSSSRRSIERLPNDLYDGPVSIQSLKRMSSTPEALNANKMHLEVLSLTGPSANNSVTWCSPIIFCRYSINIVITDIKALQTTLLEECLSRTLCDIKAHSGWDYNLTTDQSSSFGGRVLLVLINTPACKPQEVAQLVNHKLDTYSAMLIHGENGFPFVICSDIREISDALFRELHLISENAAQDNNPHAGVMLSQKLRNLDVVGIDDFRKMLQQSVEFESVTTPSPFQMLEDGALRYLKNTGLAYIPGLSYSTAIGRGCPTVLYTSIIHPHRLVDCISRLVEHRQNPGDRGRASRAVWTSIMSGGNADKIFDILRELHIILPTYIGNEASNHVGDHAWVLPLAAYNPISNRCPDSNPQLMLWYNTGLNFLLLTAFLNYLSSYAVSSNVDYHSGCGIYDIFDHNVQVYRTSNTRFGWRSQQPAAVKDKSLCFFVYSIRPTGTSHRGFAAKLKDLVTKFHSAPSMSSSRPLFGPPCPLEERCNHGSFHIIDMLGNCIRSCSGQSLERIAAVTNYVSDGRYDVLPGRDDRRSALLDQPASSLPSRIIEQLDEYSPLERNWIGLARLANLSPRDIDKLKHADSPSTQLLLELSTNRGYTIENLFAQLFFNMENLALMEDINNWIDLECTK, encoded by the exons ATGGCTTGGTATAGATATGAAGTGACACTCACGAGGAATGACCAAGGAAGATTTGGATTTTCATTTGACATTTTGCCTGATGGCACG TATGAGATATCAGATGTGTTCAATGGGATTAGCGACCTAAAACGTGGTGACGAATTAAAGTCAATAAATGGAGTGACAAAGGACCTGAAGACATACTGCTCAAGTCAAGAAGCATCCTTGTTACAACAGTGGCTATTGGTCGTTGAACGAGGTGGCGCCGACCTACAGATGCCATCTCAGTCGTCTCCTACCACCCTTGGACCTCGGCTAATATCCGATAGCGGTTCTAGTCTCGATTTGAGCTTCTTCTCTg GATCTGGCACCACCTTGCCTGAGCTAGCAGTTGAGAAACCCAATCAGATCATTTGGTCAAACGAACTAAAGATAACCTACCACAATGCCTCTCATATCGACATCACACAGGTCAAGTTTAAAAAGAAGGAGACACTCCAGAACCCTAAG AAGGAATGGATATTACTAATACAGATAATGCACACTCGTGACTACCCATATGCGTATGCTCCCCAAACTAACACACTTCAGGTCGGTGACTGGGTGCTCAGGGTCAATAATACTGCCTTGCCGTTCTTCTGCAAGGAAGGG ACAACAACATGGTTTAAAAGAAAGCTCATTGAGGCTGGCAACCAGTCTATCACCATTACTGTGAAGAGACCCTATACAAGCAAGCAAGATATCCTGGAATACAGAGATCCTCTCGATTCAGGAGTCACTATACAACCTAGTCTTCTCCTATCTGATCTGCCTAAGTCTGGCCCAGTTTTAAATATTCTTTCTCCTGGGCATTTATCTAATCCAGAGCCTCcaaaagtcaatgaaaatgatgtCAAGGCTGGAATTGACATTATCAAAAAATGTCGATGTAGTATTCAGTCAAAGTCCATAGATAAACTGGGTCGATGCCGACTTATTTTTCACCATGTAAATGACTTTAGCAATGAACTCACGGAACATATACAAAGTCAGATATTTGGTATTTCTCGTCTCCCACAAACGAGGACATTTGGAAATTCCATCAAAGAATATCATCTGCATGCAACCATTTCAGAGAGCGGCGGAAACTTCATGGAACCGACTTCTGAAGACTGCCGTGATGTTTGCAGCTTTGAAATGCATGAAACCCTAGAGCGAATTTGGGAAAAAACAGTTAGAGATTCGAGTAGCCGCAGGAGCATTGAACGGTTGCCCAATGACTTGTACGATGGCCCTGTTAGTATACAGAGCCTAAAACGTATGTCTTCAACTCCTGAAGCTCTTAATGCAAACAAAATGCATTTGGAGGTTCTTTCTCTCACTGGTCCTTCCGCTAACAATTCTGTTACTTGGTGCTCTCCTATCATTTTTTGCAGGTACTCGATAAACATTGTCATCACTGATATTAAAGCTTTGCAGACCACACTTCTTGAAGAATGCCTGTCTCGAACACTCTGTGATATAAAAGCTCATTCTGGCTGGGACTACAACTTGACAACTGACCAGTCTTCATCTTTTGGTGGAAGGGTTCTGCTAGTTCTCATCAATACACCTGCTTGTAAACCACAAGAAGTCGCCCAACTCGTCAATCATAAGCTAGACACCTACAGTGCCATGTTGATTCACGGCGAGAATGGTTTTCCATTTGTCATTTGTTCAGACATTAGAGAAATAAGTGATGCACTTTTCAGAGAACTTCATCTGATCTCCGAAAATGCTGCTCAGGACAATAATCCTCATGCTGGCGTTATGCTCTCTCAAAAGCTAAGAAATTTGGATGTCGTAGGAATAGACGATTTTCGAAAAATGTTGCAACAATCAGTGGAATTTGAGAGTGTCACGACACCATCACCATTTCAAATGTTAGAAGACGGTGCTTTACGCTATCTAAAAAACACTGGCCTTGCCTATATTCCTG GGCTATCCTATAGCACCGCAATTGGCCGCGGCTGTCCAACTGTCCTTTACACTTCCATAATTCACCCACACAGGCTTGTCGACTGCATCAGCAGACTAGTTGAGCATCGACAAAATCCTGGTGATAGAGGCAGGGCATCTCGGGCAGTCTGGACAAGTATCATGTCTGGTGGGAATGCCGATAAAATCTTTGACATACTAAGGGAGCTCCACATTATTCTTCCGACATATATCG GTAACGAGGCGTCCAATCATGTCGGAGACCATGCCTGGGTGCTTCCTCTTGCTGCCTACAATCCCATTTCTAATCGCTGTCCGGACAGCAACCCACAGCTCATGCTTTGGTACAACACCGGGTTGAACTTTCTCCTTCTCACGGCATTCCTCAATTATCTTTCATCTTATGCCGTCTCTTCCAATGTTGACTATCACTCCGGCTGCGGAATATATGACATATTCGATCACAATGTCCAAGTATATCGCACGAGCAACACTCGCTTTGGCTGGCGTTCTCAGCAACCAGCTGCTGTTAAAGATAAAAGCTTGTGTTTCTTCGTTTACAG CATTAGACCTACTGGAACAAGCCATAGAGGATTTGCAGCCAAGTTGAAAGATCTAGTTACAAAGTTCCACAGTGCGCCAAGCATGTCTAGTAGTCGACCGCTATTCGGACCTCCCTGTCCTCTGGAGGAACGTTGTAACCACGGATCGTTCCATATCATTGACATGTTAGGCAATTGTATTCGCTCTTGCTCTGGCCAAAG CCTCGAGAGAATTGCTGCTGTTACCAACTATGTATCAGATGGTAGATACGACGTCTTACCTGGTAGAGACGATAGAAGGTCTGCGTTGCTCGATCAGCCTGCTAGCAGCCTCCCTAGCAGAATAATAGAACAGTTGGACGAATATAGTCCTCTCGAGCGCAACTGGATCGGCCTTGCTC GGTTGGCGAACTTGTCACCAAGGGACATTGACAAGTTGAAGCACGCTGACAGCCCGTCAACTCAACTTCTTCTAGAGCTCTCCACGAACAGGGGCTACACGATTGAAAATCTTTTCGCTCAACTCTTTTTCAACATGGAGAATCTCGCCCTTATGGAGGACATCAACAATTGGATAGATTTGGAGTGCACCAAGTGA
- the LOC137401001 gene encoding uncharacterized protein isoform X3, with protein sequence MAWYRYEVTLTRNDQGRFGFSFDILPDGTYEISDVFNGISDLKRGDELKSINGVTKDLKTYCSSQEASLLQQWLLVVERGGADLQMPSQSSPTTLGPRLISDSGSSLDLSFFSGSGTTLPELAVEKPNQIIWSNELKITYHNASHIDITQVKFKKKETLQNPKKEWILLIQIMHTRDYPYAYAPQTNTLQVGDWVLRVNNTALPFFCKEGTTTWFKRKLIEAGNQSITITVKRPYTSKQDILEYRDPLDSGVTIQPSLLLSDLPKSGPVLNILSPGHLSNPEPPKVNENDVKAGIDIIKKCRCSIQSKSIDKLGRCRLIFHHVNDFSNELTEHIQSQIFGISRLPQTRTFGNSIKEYHLHATISESGGNFMEPTSEDCRDVCSFEMHETLERIWEKTVRDSSSRRSIERLPNDLYDGPVSIQSLKRMSSTPEALNANKMHLEVLSLTGPSANNSVTWCSPIIFCRYSINIVITDIKALQTTLLEECLSRTLCDIKAHSGWDYNLTTDQSSSFGGRVLLVLINTPACKPQEVAQLVNHKLDTYSAMLIHGENGFPFVICSDIREISDALFRELHLISENAAQDNNPHAGVMLSQKLRNLDVVGIDDFRKMLQQSVEFESVTTPSPFQMLEDGALRYLKNTGLAYIPGLSYSTAIGRGCPTVLYTSIIHPHRLVDCISRLVEHRQNPGDRGRASRAVWTSIMSGGNADKIFDILRELHIILPTYIGNEASNHVGDHAWVLPLAAYNPISNRCPDSNPQLMLWYNTGLNFLLLTAFLNYLSSYAVSSNVDYHSGCGIYDIFDHNVQVYRTSNTRFGWRSQQPAAVKDKSLCFFVYRPTGTSHRGFAAKLKDLVTKFHSAPSMSSSRPLFGPPCPLEERCNHGSFHIIDMLGNCIRSCSGQSLERIAAVTNYVSDGRYDVLPGRDDRRSALLDQPASSLPSRIIEQLDEYSPLERNWIGLARLANLSPRDIDKLKHADSPSTQLLLELSTNRGYTIENLFAQLFFNMENLALMEDINNWIDLECTK encoded by the exons ATGGCTTGGTATAGATATGAAGTGACACTCACGAGGAATGACCAAGGAAGATTTGGATTTTCATTTGACATTTTGCCTGATGGCACG TATGAGATATCAGATGTGTTCAATGGGATTAGCGACCTAAAACGTGGTGACGAATTAAAGTCAATAAATGGAGTGACAAAGGACCTGAAGACATACTGCTCAAGTCAAGAAGCATCCTTGTTACAACAGTGGCTATTGGTCGTTGAACGAGGTGGCGCCGACCTACAGATGCCATCTCAGTCGTCTCCTACCACCCTTGGACCTCGGCTAATATCCGATAGCGGTTCTAGTCTCGATTTGAGCTTCTTCTCTg GATCTGGCACCACCTTGCCTGAGCTAGCAGTTGAGAAACCCAATCAGATCATTTGGTCAAACGAACTAAAGATAACCTACCACAATGCCTCTCATATCGACATCACACAGGTCAAGTTTAAAAAGAAGGAGACACTCCAGAACCCTAAG AAGGAATGGATATTACTAATACAGATAATGCACACTCGTGACTACCCATATGCGTATGCTCCCCAAACTAACACACTTCAGGTCGGTGACTGGGTGCTCAGGGTCAATAATACTGCCTTGCCGTTCTTCTGCAAGGAAGGG ACAACAACATGGTTTAAAAGAAAGCTCATTGAGGCTGGCAACCAGTCTATCACCATTACTGTGAAGAGACCCTATACAAGCAAGCAAGATATCCTGGAATACAGAGATCCTCTCGATTCAGGAGTCACTATACAACCTAGTCTTCTCCTATCTGATCTGCCTAAGTCTGGCCCAGTTTTAAATATTCTTTCTCCTGGGCATTTATCTAATCCAGAGCCTCcaaaagtcaatgaaaatgatgtCAAGGCTGGAATTGACATTATCAAAAAATGTCGATGTAGTATTCAGTCAAAGTCCATAGATAAACTGGGTCGATGCCGACTTATTTTTCACCATGTAAATGACTTTAGCAATGAACTCACGGAACATATACAAAGTCAGATATTTGGTATTTCTCGTCTCCCACAAACGAGGACATTTGGAAATTCCATCAAAGAATATCATCTGCATGCAACCATTTCAGAGAGCGGCGGAAACTTCATGGAACCGACTTCTGAAGACTGCCGTGATGTTTGCAGCTTTGAAATGCATGAAACCCTAGAGCGAATTTGGGAAAAAACAGTTAGAGATTCGAGTAGCCGCAGGAGCATTGAACGGTTGCCCAATGACTTGTACGATGGCCCTGTTAGTATACAGAGCCTAAAACGTATGTCTTCAACTCCTGAAGCTCTTAATGCAAACAAAATGCATTTGGAGGTTCTTTCTCTCACTGGTCCTTCCGCTAACAATTCTGTTACTTGGTGCTCTCCTATCATTTTTTGCAGGTACTCGATAAACATTGTCATCACTGATATTAAAGCTTTGCAGACCACACTTCTTGAAGAATGCCTGTCTCGAACACTCTGTGATATAAAAGCTCATTCTGGCTGGGACTACAACTTGACAACTGACCAGTCTTCATCTTTTGGTGGAAGGGTTCTGCTAGTTCTCATCAATACACCTGCTTGTAAACCACAAGAAGTCGCCCAACTCGTCAATCATAAGCTAGACACCTACAGTGCCATGTTGATTCACGGCGAGAATGGTTTTCCATTTGTCATTTGTTCAGACATTAGAGAAATAAGTGATGCACTTTTCAGAGAACTTCATCTGATCTCCGAAAATGCTGCTCAGGACAATAATCCTCATGCTGGCGTTATGCTCTCTCAAAAGCTAAGAAATTTGGATGTCGTAGGAATAGACGATTTTCGAAAAATGTTGCAACAATCAGTGGAATTTGAGAGTGTCACGACACCATCACCATTTCAAATGTTAGAAGACGGTGCTTTACGCTATCTAAAAAACACTGGCCTTGCCTATATTCCTG GGCTATCCTATAGCACCGCAATTGGCCGCGGCTGTCCAACTGTCCTTTACACTTCCATAATTCACCCACACAGGCTTGTCGACTGCATCAGCAGACTAGTTGAGCATCGACAAAATCCTGGTGATAGAGGCAGGGCATCTCGGGCAGTCTGGACAAGTATCATGTCTGGTGGGAATGCCGATAAAATCTTTGACATACTAAGGGAGCTCCACATTATTCTTCCGACATATATCG GTAACGAGGCGTCCAATCATGTCGGAGACCATGCCTGGGTGCTTCCTCTTGCTGCCTACAATCCCATTTCTAATCGCTGTCCGGACAGCAACCCACAGCTCATGCTTTGGTACAACACCGGGTTGAACTTTCTCCTTCTCACGGCATTCCTCAATTATCTTTCATCTTATGCCGTCTCTTCCAATGTTGACTATCACTCCGGCTGCGGAATATATGACATATTCGATCACAATGTCCAAGTATATCGCACGAGCAACACTCGCTTTGGCTGGCGTTCTCAGCAACCAGCTGCTGTTAAAGATAAAAGCTTGTGTTTCTTCGTTTACAG ACCTACTGGAACAAGCCATAGAGGATTTGCAGCCAAGTTGAAAGATCTAGTTACAAAGTTCCACAGTGCGCCAAGCATGTCTAGTAGTCGACCGCTATTCGGACCTCCCTGTCCTCTGGAGGAACGTTGTAACCACGGATCGTTCCATATCATTGACATGTTAGGCAATTGTATTCGCTCTTGCTCTGGCCAAAG CCTCGAGAGAATTGCTGCTGTTACCAACTATGTATCAGATGGTAGATACGACGTCTTACCTGGTAGAGACGATAGAAGGTCTGCGTTGCTCGATCAGCCTGCTAGCAGCCTCCCTAGCAGAATAATAGAACAGTTGGACGAATATAGTCCTCTCGAGCGCAACTGGATCGGCCTTGCTC GGTTGGCGAACTTGTCACCAAGGGACATTGACAAGTTGAAGCACGCTGACAGCCCGTCAACTCAACTTCTTCTAGAGCTCTCCACGAACAGGGGCTACACGATTGAAAATCTTTTCGCTCAACTCTTTTTCAACATGGAGAATCTCGCCCTTATGGAGGACATCAACAATTGGATAGATTTGGAGTGCACCAAGTGA
- the LOC137401001 gene encoding uncharacterized protein isoform X2, protein MAWYRYEVTLTRNDQGRFGFSFDILPDGTYEISDVFNGISDLKRGDELKSINGVTKDLKTYCSSQEASLLQQWLLVVERGGADLQMPSQSSPTTLGPRLISDSGSSLDLSFFSGSGTTLPELAVEKPNQIIWSNELKITYHNASHIDITQVKFKKKETLQNPKEWILLIQIMHTRDYPYAYAPQTNTLQVGDWVLRVNNTALPFFCKEGTTTWFKRKLIEAGNQSITITVKRPYTSKQDILEYRDPLDSGVTIQPSLLLSDLPKSGPVLNILSPGHLSNPEPPKVNENDVKAGIDIIKKCRCSIQSKSIDKLGRCRLIFHHVNDFSNELTEHIQSQIFGISRLPQTRTFGNSIKEYHLHATISESGGNFMEPTSEDCRDVCSFEMHETLERIWEKTVRDSSSRRSIERLPNDLYDGPVSIQSLKRMSSTPEALNANKMHLEVLSLTGPSANNSVTWCSPIIFCRYSINIVITDIKALQTTLLEECLSRTLCDIKAHSGWDYNLTTDQSSSFGGRVLLVLINTPACKPQEVAQLVNHKLDTYSAMLIHGENGFPFVICSDIREISDALFRELHLISENAAQDNNPHAGVMLSQKLRNLDVVGIDDFRKMLQQSVEFESVTTPSPFQMLEDGALRYLKNTGLAYIPGLSYSTAIGRGCPTVLYTSIIHPHRLVDCISRLVEHRQNPGDRGRASRAVWTSIMSGGNADKIFDILRELHIILPTYIGNEASNHVGDHAWVLPLAAYNPISNRCPDSNPQLMLWYNTGLNFLLLTAFLNYLSSYAVSSNVDYHSGCGIYDIFDHNVQVYRTSNTRFGWRSQQPAAVKDKSLCFFVYSIRPTGTSHRGFAAKLKDLVTKFHSAPSMSSSRPLFGPPCPLEERCNHGSFHIIDMLGNCIRSCSGQSLERIAAVTNYVSDGRYDVLPGRDDRRSALLDQPASSLPSRIIEQLDEYSPLERNWIGLARLANLSPRDIDKLKHADSPSTQLLLELSTNRGYTIENLFAQLFFNMENLALMEDINNWIDLECTK, encoded by the exons ATGGCTTGGTATAGATATGAAGTGACACTCACGAGGAATGACCAAGGAAGATTTGGATTTTCATTTGACATTTTGCCTGATGGCACG TATGAGATATCAGATGTGTTCAATGGGATTAGCGACCTAAAACGTGGTGACGAATTAAAGTCAATAAATGGAGTGACAAAGGACCTGAAGACATACTGCTCAAGTCAAGAAGCATCCTTGTTACAACAGTGGCTATTGGTCGTTGAACGAGGTGGCGCCGACCTACAGATGCCATCTCAGTCGTCTCCTACCACCCTTGGACCTCGGCTAATATCCGATAGCGGTTCTAGTCTCGATTTGAGCTTCTTCTCTg GATCTGGCACCACCTTGCCTGAGCTAGCAGTTGAGAAACCCAATCAGATCATTTGGTCAAACGAACTAAAGATAACCTACCACAATGCCTCTCATATCGACATCACACAGGTCAAGTTTAAAAAGAAGGAGACACTCCAGAACCCTAAG GAATGGATATTACTAATACAGATAATGCACACTCGTGACTACCCATATGCGTATGCTCCCCAAACTAACACACTTCAGGTCGGTGACTGGGTGCTCAGGGTCAATAATACTGCCTTGCCGTTCTTCTGCAAGGAAGGG ACAACAACATGGTTTAAAAGAAAGCTCATTGAGGCTGGCAACCAGTCTATCACCATTACTGTGAAGAGACCCTATACAAGCAAGCAAGATATCCTGGAATACAGAGATCCTCTCGATTCAGGAGTCACTATACAACCTAGTCTTCTCCTATCTGATCTGCCTAAGTCTGGCCCAGTTTTAAATATTCTTTCTCCTGGGCATTTATCTAATCCAGAGCCTCcaaaagtcaatgaaaatgatgtCAAGGCTGGAATTGACATTATCAAAAAATGTCGATGTAGTATTCAGTCAAAGTCCATAGATAAACTGGGTCGATGCCGACTTATTTTTCACCATGTAAATGACTTTAGCAATGAACTCACGGAACATATACAAAGTCAGATATTTGGTATTTCTCGTCTCCCACAAACGAGGACATTTGGAAATTCCATCAAAGAATATCATCTGCATGCAACCATTTCAGAGAGCGGCGGAAACTTCATGGAACCGACTTCTGAAGACTGCCGTGATGTTTGCAGCTTTGAAATGCATGAAACCCTAGAGCGAATTTGGGAAAAAACAGTTAGAGATTCGAGTAGCCGCAGGAGCATTGAACGGTTGCCCAATGACTTGTACGATGGCCCTGTTAGTATACAGAGCCTAAAACGTATGTCTTCAACTCCTGAAGCTCTTAATGCAAACAAAATGCATTTGGAGGTTCTTTCTCTCACTGGTCCTTCCGCTAACAATTCTGTTACTTGGTGCTCTCCTATCATTTTTTGCAGGTACTCGATAAACATTGTCATCACTGATATTAAAGCTTTGCAGACCACACTTCTTGAAGAATGCCTGTCTCGAACACTCTGTGATATAAAAGCTCATTCTGGCTGGGACTACAACTTGACAACTGACCAGTCTTCATCTTTTGGTGGAAGGGTTCTGCTAGTTCTCATCAATACACCTGCTTGTAAACCACAAGAAGTCGCCCAACTCGTCAATCATAAGCTAGACACCTACAGTGCCATGTTGATTCACGGCGAGAATGGTTTTCCATTTGTCATTTGTTCAGACATTAGAGAAATAAGTGATGCACTTTTCAGAGAACTTCATCTGATCTCCGAAAATGCTGCTCAGGACAATAATCCTCATGCTGGCGTTATGCTCTCTCAAAAGCTAAGAAATTTGGATGTCGTAGGAATAGACGATTTTCGAAAAATGTTGCAACAATCAGTGGAATTTGAGAGTGTCACGACACCATCACCATTTCAAATGTTAGAAGACGGTGCTTTACGCTATCTAAAAAACACTGGCCTTGCCTATATTCCTG GGCTATCCTATAGCACCGCAATTGGCCGCGGCTGTCCAACTGTCCTTTACACTTCCATAATTCACCCACACAGGCTTGTCGACTGCATCAGCAGACTAGTTGAGCATCGACAAAATCCTGGTGATAGAGGCAGGGCATCTCGGGCAGTCTGGACAAGTATCATGTCTGGTGGGAATGCCGATAAAATCTTTGACATACTAAGGGAGCTCCACATTATTCTTCCGACATATATCG GTAACGAGGCGTCCAATCATGTCGGAGACCATGCCTGGGTGCTTCCTCTTGCTGCCTACAATCCCATTTCTAATCGCTGTCCGGACAGCAACCCACAGCTCATGCTTTGGTACAACACCGGGTTGAACTTTCTCCTTCTCACGGCATTCCTCAATTATCTTTCATCTTATGCCGTCTCTTCCAATGTTGACTATCACTCCGGCTGCGGAATATATGACATATTCGATCACAATGTCCAAGTATATCGCACGAGCAACACTCGCTTTGGCTGGCGTTCTCAGCAACCAGCTGCTGTTAAAGATAAAAGCTTGTGTTTCTTCGTTTACAG CATTAGACCTACTGGAACAAGCCATAGAGGATTTGCAGCCAAGTTGAAAGATCTAGTTACAAAGTTCCACAGTGCGCCAAGCATGTCTAGTAGTCGACCGCTATTCGGACCTCCCTGTCCTCTGGAGGAACGTTGTAACCACGGATCGTTCCATATCATTGACATGTTAGGCAATTGTATTCGCTCTTGCTCTGGCCAAAG CCTCGAGAGAATTGCTGCTGTTACCAACTATGTATCAGATGGTAGATACGACGTCTTACCTGGTAGAGACGATAGAAGGTCTGCGTTGCTCGATCAGCCTGCTAGCAGCCTCCCTAGCAGAATAATAGAACAGTTGGACGAATATAGTCCTCTCGAGCGCAACTGGATCGGCCTTGCTC GGTTGGCGAACTTGTCACCAAGGGACATTGACAAGTTGAAGCACGCTGACAGCCCGTCAACTCAACTTCTTCTAGAGCTCTCCACGAACAGGGGCTACACGATTGAAAATCTTTTCGCTCAACTCTTTTTCAACATGGAGAATCTCGCCCTTATGGAGGACATCAACAATTGGATAGATTTGGAGTGCACCAAGTGA
- the LOC137410576 gene encoding homeobox protein ceh-37-like: MDHPKWNAIPEEENRNANRYQLPVAGRIYGHRRTRTVYSAKAVTFLEQKFLADPYPDYEERVQIANSLSVNEARIQVWFQNKRSRSGSSKLKGEGHGPKRRASEKLKCVNSPTTIPKSPLLACPSASTNQTPAQNVSASGNYQQFSTNSINFHISAGPSQSQSAASLSHAFLSGTTPERSSAELRSRSKTVPSQPQSYWNNAMRRGVDINQLQMDNQHSEEVFSFNEPQFPENGAVMPTMACANTQTPRFRQNSLDMQLNSPSFYNTFSPLLNMPTVSPYNDYPTTRAEFPG, encoded by the exons ATGGATCATCCGAAGTGGAACGCTATTCCGGAAGAAGAAAATCGGAATG CTAACAGATACCAACTACCTGTAGCTGGCAGAATCTATGGACACAGACGCACTCGAACTGTCTATAGCGCTAAGGCTGTCACATTTCTAGAACAGAAATTTTTGGCTGACCCCTACCCAGACTATGAAGAGAGAGTACAAATTGCCAACAGTCTTAGCGTGAATGAAGCCCGAATTCAG GTTTGGTTTCAAAACAAGAGATCTCGCAGCGGTTCTAGCAAGTTAAAAGGTGAAGGACATGGACCTAAACGGAGGGCTTCAGAAAAGTTGAAATGCGTAAATAGCCCAACAACAATTCCCAAATCACCTTTACTCGCTTGTCCTTCTGCCAGTACCAATCAGACACCTGCCCAAAATGTCAGCGCGTCTGGTAATTACCAACAGTTCAGCACCAACTCTATCAACTTTCATATCAGCGCCGGACCGAGCCAATCACAATCTGCAGCTAGCTTAAGCCATGCTTTTCTCAGCGGGACTACACCAGAGAGGAGCTCAGCTGAGCTGAGATCGAGAAGTAAGACTGTGCCGTCCCAACCTCAGAGTTACTGGAACAATGCGATGCGTAGGGGGGTGGATATTAATCAGCTGCAGATGGATAATCAACATTCAGAGGAAGTTTTTTCCTTCAATGAACCTCAG TTTCCTGAGAATGGTGCTGTAATGCCTACCATGGCTTGTGCTAACACACAAACTCCTCGTTTTCGTCAAAACTCTCTTGACATGCAGCTCAACTCACCAAGCTTCTACAATACATTCAGTCCACTCTTGAACATGCCAACTGTCTCTCCGTACAACGACTACCCTACAACAAGAGCTGAATTCCCTGGTTGA